A genomic region of Thunnus albacares chromosome 2, fThuAlb1.1, whole genome shotgun sequence contains the following coding sequences:
- the LOC122998716 gene encoding izumo sperm-egg fusion protein 1 isoform X1, with the protein MLLMLVSLLCCVPAAKACLQCDRRIRLLHEDFVLSGPTVNDQIELKKICDHAYVTYRETSQERRGVIDPTTLYRARTEYQSEFDRFLKTTHTGSVTSEAIQIMEKGRKILEKHLDAFIRDGLCPNKCGLLNRRVMDCISCRYKIHICPSPSGQQDCGEYPVQAEEGGQAVLNCFLPWHRLLLGKPEYHYSWAPGVPGTKKLAESDFKTLVVTADSSVILNQLHVDEQGTYRCSLLGRNGTNFYRVTFPLTGTTLRFTITNVSQIIQLQEPKSHPFACPNSPTSHHSAPPASRRQLLTFSNNRGPAGASHRHDFSSEHSSEHGPHSCSGNDDESVESHGVAEEKEDHAENGVMNILYTVNTHFDRKGLLT; encoded by the exons ATGCTGCTGATGCTTGTGTCCCTGCTGTGCTGTGTCCCTGCAGCCAAGGCCTGTCTGCAGTGTGACCGCAGGATCAGGCTCCTACATGAGGACTTTGTCCTGTCTGGTCCTACCGTTAACGACCAGATTGAACTGAAAAAGATTTGTGACCATGCCTATGTGACCTACAGGGAGACTAGCCAGGAGCGAAGAGGAGTCATTG ATCCCACCACTCTGTACAGAGCCAGAACTGAGTACCAGAGTGAATTTGACCGCTTCCTGAAAACCACGCACACTG GATCTGTAACATCTGAGGCCATTCAGATTATGGAGAAAGGCAGGAAGATCTTAGAAAAACACTTGGACGCGTTCATCCGTGATG GATTGTGCCCTAACAAGTGTG GGCTTCTGAATCGAAGAGTAATGGATTGCATCTCTTGCCGCTACAAGATACACATCTGTCCCTCTCCCTCTGGCCAGCAGGATTGTGGTG AGTACCCAGTGCAGGCTGAGGAGGGAGGCCAGGCAGTGTTGAACTGTTTCCTCCCATGGCATCGTCTTCTGTTGGGAAAACCAGAGTACCACTACTCCTGGGCTCCTGGGGTGCCAGGAACCAAAAAG CTGGCTGAGAGTGACTTCAAAACGTTGGTAGTCACAGCCGACTCATCTGTGATCTTAAATCAGCTCCATGTGGATGAACAGGGGACGTATCGATGCTCACTGCTGGGCCGAAACGGAACCAACTTCTACCGAGTCACGTTCCCACTTACCGGTACAACGTTAAGATTCACCATCACAAATGTGTCCCAGATAATTCAACTCCAAGAGCCTAAAAG TCACCCGTTTGCCTGCCCAAACTCACCGACCTCTCATCACTCCGCCCCCCCCGCCTCCCGGAGACAACTACTCACCTTTTCAAACAACCGAGGACCTGCTGGTGCCAGTCATCGCCATGATTTCAGCTCTGAGCATAGCAGCGAGCATGGGCCTCACAGTTGTTCTGGG AATGATGATGAATCGGTGGAGAGCCACGGAGTAGCCGAGGAGAAGGAGGATCACGCCGAAAACGGTGTGATGAATATTctgtatacagtaaatacacactTTGACAGGAAGGGTTTACTCACCTGA
- the LOC122998716 gene encoding izumo sperm-egg fusion protein 1 isoform X3 has translation MLLMLVSLLCCVPAAKACLQCDRRIRLLHEDFVLSGPTVNDQIELKKICDHAYVTYRETSQERRGVIDPTTLYRARTEYQSEFDRFLKTTHTGSVTSEAIQIMEKGRKILEKHLDAFIRDGLCPNKCGLLNRRVMDCISCRYKIHICPSPSGQQDCGEYPVQAEEGGQAVLNCFLPWHRLLLGKPEYHYSWAPGVPGTKKLAESDFKTLVVTADSSVILNQLHVDEQGTYRCSLLGRNGTNFYRVTFPLTVTRLPAQTHRPLITPPPPPPGDNYSPFQTTEDLLVPVIAMISALSIAASMGLTVVLGMMMNRWRATE, from the exons ATGCTGCTGATGCTTGTGTCCCTGCTGTGCTGTGTCCCTGCAGCCAAGGCCTGTCTGCAGTGTGACCGCAGGATCAGGCTCCTACATGAGGACTTTGTCCTGTCTGGTCCTACCGTTAACGACCAGATTGAACTGAAAAAGATTTGTGACCATGCCTATGTGACCTACAGGGAGACTAGCCAGGAGCGAAGAGGAGTCATTG ATCCCACCACTCTGTACAGAGCCAGAACTGAGTACCAGAGTGAATTTGACCGCTTCCTGAAAACCACGCACACTG GATCTGTAACATCTGAGGCCATTCAGATTATGGAGAAAGGCAGGAAGATCTTAGAAAAACACTTGGACGCGTTCATCCGTGATG GATTGTGCCCTAACAAGTGTG GGCTTCTGAATCGAAGAGTAATGGATTGCATCTCTTGCCGCTACAAGATACACATCTGTCCCTCTCCCTCTGGCCAGCAGGATTGTGGTG AGTACCCAGTGCAGGCTGAGGAGGGAGGCCAGGCAGTGTTGAACTGTTTCCTCCCATGGCATCGTCTTCTGTTGGGAAAACCAGAGTACCACTACTCCTGGGCTCCTGGGGTGCCAGGAACCAAAAAG CTGGCTGAGAGTGACTTCAAAACGTTGGTAGTCACAGCCGACTCATCTGTGATCTTAAATCAGCTCCATGTGGATGAACAGGGGACGTATCGATGCTCACTGCTGGGCCGAAACGGAACCAACTTCTACCGAGTCACGTTCCCACTTACCG TCACCCGTTTGCCTGCCCAAACTCACCGACCTCTCATCACTCCGCCCCCCCCGCCTCCCGGAGACAACTACTCACCTTTTCAAACAACCGAGGACCTGCTGGTGCCAGTCATCGCCATGATTTCAGCTCTGAGCATAGCAGCGAGCATGGGCCTCACAGTTGTTCTGGG AATGATGATGAATCGGTGGAGAGCCACGGAGTAG
- the LOC122998705 gene encoding myogenesis-regulating glycosidase-like, whose translation MYQIVPVAPGEQQMAGGPGGSPLKKKLAHEGRPLVMAGMLGCVLVLAAVVAWCYYSASLRKAQLLKTELLDLDKDGFVIRNQAGAVIFTMTFRSSTLDLDSCSKEGNILSCTQSESGKLNFFIQTVRPKDTVMCYRVRWEELENVPSVEHAMAYNGSHWYGGAESATQHWPVKIQGEVEPLPFITSDVYSNRNAFGGILERYWLSSNATAIKINDSVPFHLGWSEKDRTLRFQARYQESPFRPLEGLQALPELSYRVCVGSDVTSIHKYMVRRYFTKPIKVPSPEVFKYPVWSTWALYKTAVTQEKLLRYAANITKHGFTCSHLELDDCYTADYGEFEFDPQKFPNASGMFDKLREDGFQVSLWTHPFINYDSINFGVAVKKGLFVRELDGELPALVRWWNGIGGILDFTNPEAREWYSSHLRMLKTRYDVISFKFDAGETSYLPRQFSTLVPLSDPSTFTRRYTEMAIPFSERAELRVGYQSQNISCFFRIIDRDSVWGYELGLKSIIPTVLTISILGYQFVLPDMIGGNAYPNRTAGGLDGRNDLPDRELYIRWLELSAFMPAMQFSIPPWAYDDEVVEIAQKFTKLHESLVAPRVLELAGEVLDTGDPIVRPLWWIANDDEAAYKIDSQFLIGDDLMVAPVLEPGKQERDIYLPAGRWKSYKGEHFDKGPMYLTDYPVDLDDIAYFTWVH comes from the exons ATGTACCAGATTGTTCCGGTGGCTCCTGGGGAGCAGCAAATGGCGGGGGGGCCTGGTGGATCGCCATTAAAGAAGAAGCTAGCTCATGAAGGTCGGCCCCTGGTAATGGCAGGCATGTTGGGCTGTGTGTTGGTGCTGGCTGCCGTGGTTGCCTGGTGTTACTACTCGGCGTCTCTCCGTAAAGCCCAGCTGCTGAAGACTGAGCTGCTGGACCTCGACAAGGATGGCTTTGTCATTCGTAACCAGGCGGGGGCTGTCATCTTCACCATGACCTTCAG GTCTAGCACTCTGGATTTGGACTCCTGCTCAAAGGAGGGAAATATTCTGAGCTGCACTCAGTCAGAGTCTGGCAAGCTCAACTTCTTTATCCAGACGGTTCGACCAAAGGACACAGTGATGTGTTACCGCGTTCGCTGGGAGGAACTGGAAAATGTACCCTCAGTGGAGCACGCCATGGCTTATAATGGCTCTCATTGGTACGGAGGGGCAGAGTCAGCAACACAGCACTGGCCAGTCAAGATCCAGGGCGAGGTCGAACCGCTGCCTTTTATCACCAGTGATGTCTACTCGAATCGTAATGCTTTTGGGGGAATCCTAGAGCGTTATTGGCTGTCATCGAATGCAACTGCTATTAAGATTAATGACTCAGTGCCGTTCCATTTGGGCTGGTCAGAGAAGGACAGGACACTGAGGTTCCAGGCCAGGTACCAGGAGTCTCCATTCAGACCACTAGAGGGACTGCAAGCCTTACCTGAACTCAGCTATAGAGTGTGTGTGGGGTCAGATGTTACCTCTATTCACAAATACATG GTGCGTCGGTATTTCACAAAGCCTATCAAGGTCCCATCACCTGAAGTGTTCAAATACCCTGTGTGGTCCACCTGGGCTCTCTACAAGACGGCTGTCACTCAGGAGAAGCTGCTGCGCTACGCCGCTAACATCACCAAGCATGGCTTTACGTGCTCCCATCTGGAGCTGGATGACTGCTACACCGCAGACTATGGAGAGTTTGAATTTGACCCTCAGAAGTTCCCCAATGCCAGCGGGATGTTTGACAAACTCAGAGAGGATGGGTTTCAAGTGTCGCTCTGGACACATCCTTTTATCAACTATGACTCCATTAATTTTGGCGTTGCTGTAAAGAAAGGACTGTTTGTGAGGGAGCTGGATGGTGAGCTGCCTGCTCTAGTTCGCTGGTGGAACGGTATTGGAGGAATCTTGGACTTTACCAACCCAGAAGCACGTGAGTGGTATTCCTCACATCTGCGCATGCTCAAAACACGCTATGATGTAATCTCCTTTAAGTTTGATGCAGGAGAGACAAGCTACCTCCCACGCCAGTTTAGCACCCTGGTCCCGCTGTCTGACCCCTCCACCTTCACCCGCCGCTACACAGAAATGGCTATACCGTTCAGTGAGCGTGCAGAGCTGAGGGTGGGTTATCAGAGTCAGAATATCTCCTGTTTCTTCAGGATTATTGACAGAGACTCTGTGTGGGGTTATGAGCTGGGCCTCAAGTCCATCATCCCGACTGTTCTGACTATTAGCATCCTGGGCTACCAGTTTGTCTTGCCTGATATGATAGGAGGGAATGCATACCCCAACCGCACGGCAG gTGGTTTAGATGGCAGAAATGATCTGCCAGACAGAGAGCTGTACATCAGATGGTTGGAGCTGTCTGCTTTCATGCCTGCTATGCAGTTTTCTATACCACCATGGGCCTATGACGATGAG GTAGTGGAGATAGCACAGAAGTTCACAAAGCTCCATGAGTCTCTGGTGGCACCAAGGGTTCTCGAACTGGCAGGCGAGGTCCTTGATACAGGAGATCCAATCGTAAGGCCCCTCTGGTGGATCGCCAATGACGACGAAGCGGCCTATAAGATTGACTCCCAGTTCCTGATCGGGGATGACCTGATGGTGGCTCCGGTGTTGGAGCCAGGAAAGCAGGAGAGGGACATTTACCTGCCTGCAGGACGATGGAAAAGCTACAAGGGGGAACATTTTGATAAAGGCCCCATGTACCTCACTGACTACCCTGTGGACCTAGATGACATAGCTTACTTCACATGGGTTCACTGA
- the LOC122998716 gene encoding izumo sperm-egg fusion protein 1 isoform X2, translating to MLLMLVSLLCCVPAAKACLQCDRRIRLLHEDFVLSGPTVNDQIELKKICDHAYVTYRETSQERRGVIDPTTLYRARTEYQSEFDRFLKTTHTGSVTSEAIQIMEKGRKILEKHLDAFIRDGLCPNKCEYPVQAEEGGQAVLNCFLPWHRLLLGKPEYHYSWAPGVPGTKKLAESDFKTLVVTADSSVILNQLHVDEQGTYRCSLLGRNGTNFYRVTFPLTGTTLRFTITNVSQIIQLQEPKSHPFACPNSPTSHHSAPPASRRQLLTFSNNRGPAGASHRHDFSSEHSSEHGPHSCSGNDDESVESHGVAEEKEDHAENGVMNILYTVNTHFDRKGLLT from the exons ATGCTGCTGATGCTTGTGTCCCTGCTGTGCTGTGTCCCTGCAGCCAAGGCCTGTCTGCAGTGTGACCGCAGGATCAGGCTCCTACATGAGGACTTTGTCCTGTCTGGTCCTACCGTTAACGACCAGATTGAACTGAAAAAGATTTGTGACCATGCCTATGTGACCTACAGGGAGACTAGCCAGGAGCGAAGAGGAGTCATTG ATCCCACCACTCTGTACAGAGCCAGAACTGAGTACCAGAGTGAATTTGACCGCTTCCTGAAAACCACGCACACTG GATCTGTAACATCTGAGGCCATTCAGATTATGGAGAAAGGCAGGAAGATCTTAGAAAAACACTTGGACGCGTTCATCCGTGATG GATTGTGCCCTAACAAGTGTG AGTACCCAGTGCAGGCTGAGGAGGGAGGCCAGGCAGTGTTGAACTGTTTCCTCCCATGGCATCGTCTTCTGTTGGGAAAACCAGAGTACCACTACTCCTGGGCTCCTGGGGTGCCAGGAACCAAAAAG CTGGCTGAGAGTGACTTCAAAACGTTGGTAGTCACAGCCGACTCATCTGTGATCTTAAATCAGCTCCATGTGGATGAACAGGGGACGTATCGATGCTCACTGCTGGGCCGAAACGGAACCAACTTCTACCGAGTCACGTTCCCACTTACCGGTACAACGTTAAGATTCACCATCACAAATGTGTCCCAGATAATTCAACTCCAAGAGCCTAAAAG TCACCCGTTTGCCTGCCCAAACTCACCGACCTCTCATCACTCCGCCCCCCCCGCCTCCCGGAGACAACTACTCACCTTTTCAAACAACCGAGGACCTGCTGGTGCCAGTCATCGCCATGATTTCAGCTCTGAGCATAGCAGCGAGCATGGGCCTCACAGTTGTTCTGGG AATGATGATGAATCGGTGGAGAGCCACGGAGTAGCCGAGGAGAAGGAGGATCACGCCGAAAACGGTGTGATGAATATTctgtatacagtaaatacacactTTGACAGGAAGGGTTTACTCACCTGA